One window of Triticum dicoccoides isolate Atlit2015 ecotype Zavitan chromosome 5A, WEW_v2.0, whole genome shotgun sequence genomic DNA carries:
- the LOC119298175 gene encoding vegetative cell wall protein gp1-like encodes MMSVSLARASLPAWCTAAAAAGSSGLRSRLRGTACSGRRVGVRCSSTTPPGFPPGPTPPGFPAVPSPEEVPATAQPPEEMPGTARPPQEMPGIDMPPEFNAPPGVDVPMPGAPVPGTPPSPEQPGPFVPSPPRPEIPAVPPNPDVIPTPPPEVDPPRTPPEVVPPQPSDVPPPFV; translated from the coding sequence ATGATGTCGGTGAGCCTCGCGAGGGCGTCGCTGCCGGCCTGGTGCAcggcggccgcggccgcggggagCAGCGGCCTGCGCTCTCGCCTGCGCGGCACGGCGTGCTCCGGTCGGCGCGTGGGCGTCCGGTGCAGCTCCACCACGCCGCCGGGGTTTCCTCCGGGGCCGACGCCGCCGGGGTTCCCCGCGGTGCCGTCGCCCGAGGAGGTGCCGGCCACGGCCCAGCCGCCCGAGGAGATGCCGGGCACGGCGCGGCCGCCGCAGGAGATGCCAGGCATCGACATGCCGCCGGAGTTCAACGCGCCCCCGGGCGTGGACGTGCCGATGCCTGGCGCGCCGGTGCCGGGCACGCCTCCCAGCCCAGAGCAGCCGGGGCCGTTCGTGCCATCGCCGCCGAGGCCGGAGATCCCGGCCGTGCCGCCGAACCCCGACGTGATCCCGACGCCGCCGCCGGAGGTGGACCCACCGCGCACCCCGCCCGAGGTGGTGCCTCCGCAGCCGTCCGACGTCCCGCCTCCCTTCGTGTGA
- the LOC119303533 gene encoding uncharacterized protein LOC119303533, giving the protein MKLKNSFREADPVTVQRGYGFRPNQPAVVHQTRCRWIIGDVTEVFDHNTWKLGKIAKIVKNDYFVIRLADCIQLKEFHISSLRVPQPQDAPTAPPYGKQFPAADNKVTRRGKQLPADVLRRSGKKRKSSEVLDFSPQPSQRRLFQVAREEAAAAECSVASCSAANDDAGGVGVSSGRHGGCCSVGRGDAQSRVVAASPRAAWSSSDSDGALSDGGPAGVDVHELELEAYRSTVRALHASGPLTWEQESLLTNLRLSLNISNEEHLLQLRRLLSS; this is encoded by the exons ATGAAGCTGAAAAACAGTTTTAGGGAGGCCGATCCGGTCACGGTGCAGAGGGGCTATGGTTTCAGGCCAAACCAACCAGCTGTTGTTCATCAGACAAGATGCAGATGGATCATTGGAGATGTGACCGAGGTGTTTGATCATAACACATGGAAGCTTGGCAAGATTGCAAAGATTGTGAAGAATGATTACTTTGTCATCAGGCTCGCCGACTGCATCCAGTTGAAAGAGTTCCACATTTCTAGCTTGAGGGTTCCACAACCACAAGATGCTCCCACAGCTCCTCCTTATGGCAAGCAGTTCCCTGCAGCTGATAACAAG GTGACCCGAAGGGGCAAGCAGCTGCCTGCTGATGTGCTGAGAAGATCAGGCAAGAAGAGGAAATCGTCCGAAGTTCTTGATTTCTCTCCTCAGCCAAGCCAGAGGAGACTCTTCCAGGTGGCCAGGGAAGAGGCCGCCGCCGCGGAGTGCTCGGTGGCGAGCTGCAGCGCCGCGAACGACGACGCTGGCGGCGTCGGCGTCAGCAGCGGCCGGCACGGGGGCTGCTGCTCCGTGGGGCGCGGCGACGCACAGTCGCGCGTGGTGGCCGCCTCCCCGCGCGCCGCGTGGTCGTCGTCGGACTCGGACGGCGCGCTGAGCGACGGCGGGCCGGCGGGCGTGGACGTGCACGAGCTGGAGCTGGAGGCGTACCGGTCGACGGTGCGCGCGCTGCACGCGTCCGGGCCGCTGACGTGGGAGCAGGAGTCGCTGCTCACCAACCTGCGCCTCTCCCTCAACATCTCCAACGAGgagcacctcctccagctccgccgcCTGCTCTCCTCCTGA